A genomic region of Porticoccaceae bacterium LTM1 contains the following coding sequences:
- a CDS encoding Bax inhibitor-1 family protein, producing MSEQAYIAPRGIESTLSTNKVLKNTYLLLSMTLLVSATAAWASTAMEVSRVTALMCSLAALAIVWFVLPRVAKSAAGLPVVFLFTGLLGFSLGPVLNHYLAMDNGSQIIMQTLGATAAVFLILSGYVLTTRKDFSFMRGFLITGLIVLLLAILAYIIAGFFGVQMSGVFLAINAVGVLLFSGFILYDTSRIIHGGEQNYIMATVALYLDIHNLFTSLLHLIGFADD from the coding sequence ATGTCTGAACAAGCCTACATCGCCCCTAGAGGCATTGAGTCAACCCTCAGCACAAACAAAGTACTGAAAAATACTTATCTACTACTCTCAATGACTCTATTGGTCAGTGCTACTGCTGCATGGGCATCCACTGCAATGGAAGTCAGCAGAGTGACCGCTTTAATGTGCAGCCTGGCAGCACTTGCAATTGTTTGGTTTGTTTTGCCACGTGTAGCCAAATCCGCTGCAGGACTTCCTGTAGTATTTTTGTTTACCGGCCTATTGGGCTTTTCTCTAGGCCCAGTACTTAACCACTATCTGGCAATGGATAATGGCTCTCAAATAATCATGCAAACGCTGGGAGCCACGGCCGCAGTTTTTCTGATCCTCTCAGGTTATGTTTTAACCACACGCAAAGATTTTTCTTTTATGCGTGGATTCCTGATAACTGGATTGATTGTTTTACTTTTGGCTATTTTAGCTTACATTATTGCCGGCTTCTTTGGTGTTCAAATGAGCGGTGTGTTTCTTGCCATTAATGCTGTTGGCGTTTTGCTTTTCTCAGGCTTCATCCTGTACGACACCAGCCGAATCATTCACGGCGGCGAACAAAACTACATTATGGCCACAGTTGCCCTGTATTTGGATATTCACAACCTGTTTACGAGCCTGCTACATCTTATTGGCTTTGCTGACGACTAA